In Pasteurella multocida subsp. multocida OH4807, a genomic segment contains:
- a CDS encoding 23S rRNA pseudouridylate synthase C (COG0564 Pseudouridylate synthases, 23S RNA-specific) — protein sequence MPKYDMIRAIFMKKTVPMNQKSTEKIINQQVQLLIISEDEAGQRIDNYLLTKLKGVPKSLIYRILRKGEVRVNKGRIKPEYKLQTNDQVRIPPIRVSEKTQAPLSTKLNKVNQLENQILFEDECLLVLNKPSGLAVHGGSGLNFGVIEALRALRPEARFLELVHRLDRDTSGILLVAKKRSALRHLHEQLREKTVQKDYLALVRGQWQSHCKVVKAPLLKNELSSGERIVRVSEQGKPSETRFSIEERYENATLIKASPVTGRTHQIRVHTQYVGHPIALDDKYGDKQFDEQMSKIGLNRLFLHAFSLRFEHPKSSETLRISAPLDDEMKAILQKLRTQK from the coding sequence ATGCCAAAATATGATATGATCCGCGCAATTTTTATGAAAAAGACTGTTCCAATGAATCAAAAATCGACCGAAAAAATCATTAATCAACAAGTCCAACTTCTCATTATTAGTGAGGATGAAGCAGGGCAACGCATTGATAACTATTTATTAACAAAACTTAAAGGAGTGCCAAAAAGTTTAATTTATCGCATCTTACGGAAAGGCGAAGTTCGCGTTAATAAAGGTAGGATTAAACCCGAATATAAGTTGCAAACAAATGATCAAGTGCGGATTCCACCTATACGGGTTTCTGAAAAAACACAGGCGCCACTCTCCACAAAATTAAATAAAGTGAATCAATTAGAAAATCAAATTCTCTTTGAAGATGAATGTTTATTAGTACTCAATAAGCCCTCTGGACTCGCCGTACATGGAGGAAGTGGACTTAATTTTGGTGTCATTGAAGCATTACGTGCCCTTCGACCAGAAGCGCGTTTTCTTGAATTAGTACACCGTTTAGATCGTGATACATCAGGTATTTTGTTGGTTGCAAAAAAACGTTCTGCGCTCCGTCATTTGCATGAGCAATTACGTGAAAAAACCGTACAAAAAGACTATTTAGCCCTAGTCCGAGGTCAATGGCAATCCCATTGTAAAGTAGTCAAAGCGCCATTATTAAAAAATGAATTATCTAGCGGTGAGCGTATCGTCCGTGTGAGCGAACAAGGCAAACCATCAGAGACCCGTTTTTCTATTGAAGAACGTTATGAAAATGCCACATTAATTAAAGCCTCACCTGTAACGGGACGTACTCACCAAATACGAGTTCATACACAGTATGTGGGGCACCCAATTGCCCTAGACGATAAATATGGAGATAAACAATTTGATGAACAAATGAGCAAAATAGGGCTAAATCGTTTGTTCTTACACGCTTTTTCTCTTCGTTTTGAACACCCTAAATCAAGTGAAACGTTGCGAATTAGCGCCCCACTTGACGATGAAATGAAAGCCATTTTGCAAAAATTACGCACACAAAAATAA
- a CDS encoding NAD-dependent deacetylase (COG0846 NAD-dependent protein deacetylases, SIR2 family), protein MSTYPKIVVLTGAGISAESGIKTFRAANGLWENHRVEDVATPEGFTRHPELVQHFYNERRKQLFSSQVHPNAAHLALAKLEQKLGKNLLIVTQNVDNLHERAGSKNLIHMHGELLKVRCVKSGKVYDWEKDITSKDTCPCCHPPQTLRPHIVWFGEMPLEMDSIQNALSECDYFIAIGTSGHVYPAAGFVREAAYYGAHTVELNLEPSQARSSFDETHYGKASQIVPRYITQFLSL, encoded by the coding sequence ATGTCAACATACCCCAAAATCGTAGTATTAACTGGTGCTGGTATTTCTGCTGAATCGGGTATTAAAACATTCAGAGCTGCTAATGGTTTATGGGAAAATCACCGTGTAGAAGATGTTGCCACACCAGAGGGGTTTACTCGTCACCCAGAATTAGTGCAGCATTTTTATAATGAGCGACGTAAGCAATTGTTTTCATCTCAAGTACACCCCAATGCTGCGCACCTTGCCTTAGCCAAATTAGAACAAAAGCTCGGCAAGAACTTACTCATTGTGACACAAAATGTAGACAATTTACATGAGCGTGCAGGCTCAAAAAACCTCATCCACATGCATGGTGAATTACTAAAAGTACGCTGTGTCAAATCTGGAAAAGTTTACGATTGGGAAAAAGATATTACCTCGAAAGACACTTGCCCTTGCTGCCATCCACCACAAACTCTCCGTCCACATATTGTTTGGTTTGGTGAAATGCCTTTAGAAATGGATAGCATTCAAAACGCATTATCTGAATGTGACTATTTCATTGCAATCGGCACATCTGGACATGTTTACCCAGCAGCAGGATTTGTACGTGAAGCAGCATATTACGGTGCACATACTGTTGAGTTAAATCTAGAACCAAGTCAAGCGCGGTCAAGTTTTGATGAGACCCATTATGGTAAGGCAAGTCAAATTGTCCCTCGATATATTACTCAGTTTTTGTCACTCTAA